From the Peromyscus leucopus breed LL Stock chromosome 8b, UCI_PerLeu_2.1, whole genome shotgun sequence genome, one window contains:
- the Ublcp1 gene encoding ubiquitin-like domain-containing CTD phosphatase 1 produces MALPIIVKWGGQEYSVTTLSEDDTVLDLKQFLKTLTGVLPERQKLLGLKVKGKPAENDVKLGALKLKPNTKIMMMGTREESLEDVLCPPPDNDDVINDFDIEDEIVEVENREENLLKISRRVKEYKVEVLNPPREGKKLLVLDVDYTLFDHRSCAETGVELMRPYLHEFLTSAYEDYDIVIWSATNMKWIEAKMKELGVSTNANYKITFMLDSAAMITVHTPRRGLIDVKPLGVIWGKFSEFYSKKNTIMFDDIGRNFLMNPQNGLKIRPFMKAHLNRDKDKELMKLTQYLKEIAKLDDFLDLNHKYWERYLSKKQGQ; encoded by the exons ATGGCACTCCCCATCATTGTGAAATGGGGTGGGCAGGAGTATTCAGTGACCACGCTTTCAGAAGATGATACTGTACTGGATCTCAAGCAGTTCCTCAAGACTCTTACGGGAGTGCTCCCAGAGCGCCAGAAATTACTGGGGCTCAAAGTTAAAG GCAAACCTGCAGAAAATGATGTTAAGCTTGGAGCTCTCAAACTGAAACCAAATACTAAAATCATGATGATGGGAACTCGTGAGGAGAGCTTG GAAGATGTCTTATGTCCTCCGCCTGACAATGATGATGTCATCAACGACTTTGACATTGAGGATGAAATAGTTGAAGTAGAAAATAG GGAAGAAAACTTACTGAAGATCTCTCGCAGAGTCAAGGAGTATAAAGTGGAAGTACTGAACCCTCCCAGGGAAGGGAAGAAGCTTCTGGTGCTGGATGTCGATTATACATTATTTG ATCATAGGTCTTGTGCAGAGACTGGGGTAGAGTTAATGAGACCATATCTTCATGAATTTCTAACATCTGCATATGAAGATTATGACATTGTTATTTGGT CTGCAACAAATATGAAGTGGATTGAAGCTAAAATGAAA GAACTGGGAGTGAGCACGAATGCCAATTATAAGATCACCTTCATGCTGGACAGTGCTGCTATGATAACTGTGCACACTCCAAGGAGAGGGCTCATTGAT GTGAAGCCTCTTGGAGTCATTTGGGGAAAGTTTTCTGAGTTCTACAGCAAAAAAAACACCATTATGTTTGATGACATAGGAAGAAATTTTCTAATGAATCCACAGAACGGACTGAAG ATAAGGCCTTTCATGAAAGCACATCTGAATCGAGATAAAGACAAAGAACTCATGAAGCTCACTCAGTATCTCAAGGAGATAGCCAAGCTTGATGACTTCCTGGACCTGAATCACAAGTACTGGGAAAG GTATCTCTCAAAGAAGCAAGGACAGTAG